The Clostridia bacterium genome segment ATTGGGAACAAGGCATAGAGCCGCATTGGGGATTTCTGAAAACTCTGATGGCATAGCTATAATAGTATCAGAAGAAACCGGAATTATTTCATTAGCTTCTGATGGAAAGTTGACCAGGTATCTGGATTCTAAAAGCCTTGAAGATATATTAACTGAAGTATACAGGGAAAAGGAAACTACAAATCCTATATCCACTTTAAAATGGAGGATAAAGAATGAATGATATATTTAAAGAAAATATAACTGTAAAGATCATATCGCTCTTGATTGCAATTATCTTATGGGCTTATGTGGTGAGTGACCAGAACCCTAAAATAATACATCAAATAAAAGATGTTCCGGTAACTTTAAAAAACGTTGAAATGTTGGAAGAATACGGACTTGTGATAGAAGGTGACCAAGAATATAAAGTGAATATAAGGGTAAAGGGAAGAAGAAACGATATTTATGCTTTAAAATCCACCGACATAGAAGCTTTTGCAGATTTAGCCGGACATACAAAGAAGGGCGTTAACGTAATACCTGTTCAAGTAGTAGGTGCACTGGATAAATTTGAAGATGTAACCTTAGATCCTTTAAATATCAATGTATATTTGGATGAGATAATAAAGAAACAGATTCCTGTCGAGGTCAAGTACAAGGGTAAACTTCAGGATGGGTATGTGAAAGGTGTACCTAAAATAAGACCTAGTGAAATAATCGTAACAGGACCTAGCAAGAGCATAACAAAAATTGAGTCAGCAGTTGTAGAACTAGATTTAAAAGGTGTGTCAGAGAATATTGAAACTGCGTTGCCGATAAAACTATATGACAAGCAAGAAAAGGAGATATTGGACGATGTCAATATCGCTCCTTCCAAGACAGTAGATGTTAAGTTGCCTGTTATTCCTACCAAGGAAGTCAAGGTGGAAGCTGATTTTCAAGGTAGTTTGAAAGATGGCTATGAAATAGATAAAGTTGTGGTTCAGCCTAGCACTGTAAGAATTGCTGGGAACGGGCAAGTATTAGACGGAATCGATTTTATCAAAGCCCTGCCGATAAACTTGGAAGGTAGATCAGATGATTTTAGTGTAACAGTAAAACCTGTAGTACCTGATAATGTCTTTCTTGTAGATGAGGAAGAAACTGTGACTATAACTGTTTCAGTCAAAGAAAAAGAAATAGAAAGAGATTTTGAAATTGATAGAATAGAATATAGGAACTTGGGAGATAATCTGGAAATAGTTCAAGGTGGGCAAGTCAAAATAAAAGTTATTGTTTTGGGAAAACAAAGTGAAGTGGACTCCATAATGCCAGATGATATAAAGTTGTTTGTTGATTTAGGAGGCCTTGAAGCAGGCGTTCATCGAAACTTAAAAGTCAATATTGATGCTATACCTAGAGTTCAGATTTTAAATATAAATCCGGAGGCAATAAATATAGAGTTGGCTGAAGAAACAGAATAAGATTGTCTTAAACTACAAGGGGCGCCATTTGAGCGCCCTAAAACATATATCTATAATAATAAAATTAGTGTTAATCATATCAATATTTTATACATATAATATTTAAGAAGTATATTTTAGGAGCGCTTGCGAATGAATTATATTGATATGTTTAACAAAGTATTAATAAGTGTTTTGATTTCCTTAATACCATTCTTTATGGTCTTCATTATAATATATGTATGCATATTTCAGATTAAAAGGCTAATTTGTCAAGCAAGGACAAAAAGTGAAAATAAGGAAAGAGGATTATAAATAATACAAATTGCAATTTATTATCTTATTGTGATAATATAACTTTATGTTTAAATTTACATATGAATATCGAATATTAAAATAAAATATTTTGGATTCGATATTTGGGAAGAAAGGATGAAAACTATGGGAAGGATGTTTGGAACAGATGGAGTAAGAGGAATAGCTAACACTGAACTGAACTGCGAATTAGCATATAAATTAGGCAGAGCGGGGGCCTATGTATTGACTCAGAACAGACATAAACCTAGAATATTGATCGGTAAAGATACCAGGTTATCTGGGGATATGTTAGAAGCAGCACTGGTGGCAGGTATATGCTCGGTAGGAGCAGAAGCTCTTTGTGTAGGGGTTATACCTACTCCTGCTATAGCTTTTTTAACTAGATACTATGATATGGATGCAGGAGTAGTGATTTCTGCTTCCCATAATCCCTTTGAATATAATGGTATAAAATTTTTCAATAGAGAAGGATATAAGCTGTCAGATGAATTGGAAGACCAAATAGAGGATATAATCGACAATAAATTAGACGAGCTTCCTAATCCTACCGGTATTGGTGTAGGAAGGAGTGTCAAGCTGGAAAATGCTTCAGTGGATTATGTGGATTTTGTTAGGAAAACTGTAAATACTGATCTTGAAAGCATGAAGATTGCGCTTGACTGCGCAAATGGAGCTTCATATATGGTTGCACCTCAAGTGTTCTCACAATTGGGAGCTGAGATATTTCCCATATATAACGAGCCTGATGGTACAAACATCAATTTACGATGTGGTTCAACGCATACAAATATGCTTCAGGATTATGTGCTTGAGACCGGCGTGGACTTAGGTCTGGCTTTTGACGGAGATGCTGACAGGGTTATAGCTGTAGATGAAAAAGGGAATATAGTGGACGGAGATAAGATAATGGCGATATGTGGTCTTTATTTAAAAGAGAAAGGGAAGCTAGATAAAGATACTGTTGTTACAACTGTGATGAGCAATATGGGTCTTGATATAGCTTTAAAGGATAACGGGTGCAATTGTGTAAAAACAAATGTTGGGGACAGATATGTTATAGAGGAGATGAAGAAAAGCGGGTTCTGCTTCGGTGGAGAACAGTCAGGACATATAATATTCCTTGAACACAACACAACAGGGGATGGAATTGTTACAGGCCTTCAGTTGGCCTCAATAGTAAAGGAAAAGGGAGAGAAGCTTTCAGAATTGGCTTCTGTTATGAACACCTTACCACAAGAATTGATAAACGCAAAGGTTTCTAATGGCAGAAAATATGATTACGATAAATACGATGAAATAGTCAACGCTATAAAAGAGATAGAGGGAAAATTTGAAGGCAAGGGAAGAGTGCTGATAAGGCCTTCGGGAACTGAACCCCTTGTGAGGGTTATGATAGAAGGTCAAAATAAGAATGAAATAAAAAAAGAAGCTCAAAGGCTGGTATCCTTGATAGAGAGGGTATTGAATTAGTTATGTGATTTGTAGAAAAAGGTTATGCAAATGAAATTAAAGGGATAGAGGAAGTAGAAAATAGGACCAACTTATATGTCAATTATAATTAATATTGACGTGATGCTGGCTAAAAGGAAAATGAGCGTCACAGGACTTTCGGAGAAGTGACACGGATACTCGGGAATAAAACAGATGTAACCAGTATTTCTAACCGAATTTAAAGTAAGATTATTAGTAAATGAAAAATTAAAATCATCTTTAGAATATATAGGAAAATAAAGGAGGAAATTCATGAAAATACTGGAGGCGTTTAAAAATATTGTGACAGGCCTTTTAAGGAGCCTTAAGAGATTTCCCGTAACAATTTTGTTTTCAATATCAGTTTGTATAATGCTTATAACAATTTCAGAGATAGAACCCATATACGATGAAAACCTTAGAGATATTCTGATCAGGACTACTATGATTTTTGCCCTTGGAATTCCTCTATCATTGTGTATAAAGCTTTTTCTTGAGAGAAAACATGCAAAAAAACTGCCGGAACTTGTTAAATACTACGGAGGTGGAGCGTTAATACTTATACTGTATTACTCTTTCCTGCTAAATGAGCTGAATATGGTTTCAATCACCAGATATGCTGCAGTAACTTTGGCGCTATACTTAGGATTTTTGTATATACCTTACCTTCCTAAAAAGAAAAGGTTTGAGATGTATATTATCAAGATATGTACCAGTTTTTTTACCACTGTAATTTATTCTGTAGTGTTGTTTCTAGGGTTAACGGCTATACTATTTACAGTAGATAACCTCCTTGGGATACATATAGAAGAAAAGGCTTATTACTATACCTGGCTTTTAGTTGTATGTATATTTGCTCCATCGTATTTTCTGACAGGGGTGCCGGATAAGGATGAAAGATTTACAAAGGAGAGCTATTCAAAACTTTTGAGGATTTTGATTCTGTATATTGTCATGCCCCTATTGAGTGTTTATACGTGCATACTATATATATACTTTATTAAGATAATAGTAACCCGGCAGTGGCCAGTAGGGATGGTCTCGCACCTGGTACTCTGGTATTCTGTTATTGTAGCGGCAGTTCTCTTTTTCATAGCTCCCATAAGGGATACGAACAAGTGGGCTGACAGGTTTTCAAAGTGGTTTCCTAAAATAATAATCCCTGTTTTAATAATGATGTTCATTTCAATGGGAATAAGGATAAATGCCTACGGAGTCACTGAAAACAGGTATTATGTTATAGTTTTAGGTCTTTGGGTCTTCGGCATAATGGTTTATCTGTCATTAGTTAAGAATCCTAAAAATATCGTCCTACCAGTAGTTCTCTCGGCCATTGCCATTGTATCCGTGTTTGGACCTTTAAGCAGCTATTCCATATCTAAGATGAGCCAGAACAACAGGCTGGGAAAAATACTTATTAGAAATAATATGGTGATGAATGGAGGAGTGCAGGCCGCCCCTGATAATATCTCTTCCGAGGATAAAGATGAAGTGAGCAGGATACTGGATTACTTCTCCCGAAACCATACATTAGATGATGTACGGTGTCTGCCGGAAGGGTTTAAGATTGAAGATATGGAAAAAGTGTTCGGATTTTCATACGAAAGCCCCAGTTATGGCACATCGGGAGACTACTTTTATTTTAGCAGGGATAACACAGGGAAAGCCATAGAAGTAGATGGATATGACTACATGCTTGACATCGAGGACTTATATAATACAAGTGAAATCCCAGAGGGAGAAATAGGAGCGGTATACGATCATCAGTCTTGTATTATTAAGGTGAGCATAGGAGGAAATATAGTGTATGAGAAGGACTTAAAACCTTTTGTAAAGAAACTTGGGGAAAAATACAAAGGTACCGCTAGAGAAAATGCCATCCCAGCAGAAGAGATGATGCTAGTTGACGAAAATGAAGAACTCAAGGTGAAGTTCATATTTACACATATTTCAGGAGAAAACTTAGCGGGAAATGCCAGGATAAACAGCCTCGACTTCTATATGCTGGTCAAGGTTAAATAGGTTAGTACAAAATAATTGTGGACAAAAGAAAGTGATCACAGTAAAAATATATAAAATAAAGGTACGGAATCAATACGCCAGTCTTATACTTTAGGTTTAACTGGTGTTTTGTTTTTCTTTGTAGGACATATTTTATCGGATTTTATATGGTATTCAGCAATTTCTGTAGCAATCTCCAAGGGGAAAAAATTGATAAGCGATACTGTGTATCGCTGGATTATTCTATTATTAGGCATATTTATTATAGGCTTTTCAATTTACTTTATAAGAAGCGATTGGAAGATGATTCAGACGAAATTATAACATGATAAGTCCTGTATTAACATATAATACAAAGGTAATTTCTTTAATAAAATGATAGAAGGTGATAAAAATGAGGAGAACTCTTAATAATATTATACTTTCTGTGTTTGTATTTACCTTAATTCTCTGCTTTCCCCGTACTGTGAAGGCGGGAGATGATTTAATCATTCCTGAATGGGTAGTTAATGCACATGTTGTTGAAACCGGAGACCTGAAGATAGTAGAAGATATTACCTTTGAATTCAATGATGATTTCAATGGGGTATTCAGGGAGATCGTATTGGACAAAACTTCGGGCGTGTCCGATATCCGTGTGGAAGAAGTGCTAACCGATTCTTCAAAAGAATATGTTCAGGTGGAGGATGCAAAAAAGGGAGACTCAGGTGTATTTGTGATAAAAGAAGATACTGATAAAATATCGATTCAGGTATTTTCTCCTTCCAAAGACCAGCAAAAGACCTTTAGGATAGGCTATATAGTAAAAAATGTAGCCATAAAATATAATGATATAGGAGAATTATACTATAAATTTTTAGGAGATGAAAATCAAACATCGATAGGAAGTTTTACAGTAAATATTAAGCTGCCTCAAATTGATGCAAGCAATGAGGTAAAGATATTTGCCCACGGGCCATTAAATGGTGAAATCCACATGCAAAACGATGCTACTTATATTTTGCATGTGGATGATGTGCCTCCAGATACTTTTATCGAAGGACGGGTACTCTTTCCAAAGGAATGTATCCCATTATCCAACAATATTCGGAACGTAGATAATTATTCTAATATATTGGAGGAAGAAGATGCTTATCAAAAAAAATTGATAGAGGACAGAGAAAGGAAGCAAGCTATTGGAGAGATATTAGAACAAATTTCTATTGTGGGTGCAGGGGTTGGACTCGTATTATTTGTTCTATTTCTCGTTCTGTTCCGAAGGCAGAAAGATATTTATCACAGCATGGAATACATTGGTATCCCGGAGGACTGCACCCCTGCTGTAGCCTGCTATTTAACAGGCAACATTATTAGCACTAATACTATATTTGCAACCATCCTAGACCTGTTCAGGAAAGGGTATATGAAGATAAGCAAAGGAGAATATAAAAAAGGGCAAGACACTGACGATCAAGAATACATTATTACCCGGGTAAAAGAACAGGATGATTCCCTATTAAATCATGAAAAACACTTTATTAACTGGTTGATCGATGAGATGGGAAACGGGCAATCTGTCAGTACTAATGATATAGAACAATTCGGGAAACACAACAGCACAAAATTTATTGATCTCTATGCTCAATGGAAAGGCAAGATAAGAGAAGATGCCGTTCAAAAAGGATATTATGATAAGAGCAAAACAAAATTCGGAGTATTTTTCCTAATACTTTCCCTTGTATTATTCATACTAAGTATATTTACACTGGTTTACAGCAGTTTGTTTGGTATAGGCAGTTTAATTATCTCTATACTGCTGTTTATTTACAGCATGACTTTATTCTGTAGACGTTCAGATTATGGATATTGGCAATACAAGAAGTGGGTGCATTTTAAGAAAGATATGTTAAAACACGACAAACATCTATCTATAGAGGGTTTTATCGAGAATTCTGTAGACGTATCCTTGATCTATGCATTAGGTCTAGGTGTAGAGACAAAAGTAGATGACTTTAATTTTGATAAAAAAAATCAATATAATCAAGCCTATTCGAATAATAGTTGGATATTTTGGTATCTTCTATATGTGAATAATAAAGATAATGCATTTGAAAGGAGCATGAACAATTCATTTGAAGATATAGCAGGCGGTTCATATTCGGGAGGCGGCTTTTCCGGTGGCGGAGGTGGAGGCGCCGGTGGGGGTGGAGCAGGAGGTTTTTAATTTTTAGTAGTTTCAAAATATGATTTTATGTATGACCTTTTTGTCACAACAGTTTGAAATGCACTGGGTTTATGAGGGCACATTTTGTTTTTATTTTCTGCAATATTATATGAAATTTGATTTAATGTAGTATAAGAAAAAATATTATTAAGATCTAAATAGGAAAAGGAACTTATGCATGAATCTATCATTTAAATATGAATTTCGTGCAAAAGTTCCTTGTTTTTCTATATAAAGCATCGATCTACATCACATATAGATTAGAAAATATATTAAAAAAATAGGAGGAAATATTGATGGGTTTGTTTGGAGAAATGAATAGATAGTCTGAATAGAAATTTTTAAAAAATTGATATTATAATTTTCTCAATTTTTCTACAGGTTCGTTGAAAGAATATGGTAATTACTATATAATTGATATTGAATTTTATATATCGATTTTGATAATTATTATTTAAAAATAGTCGATATAGAAGGAGAGCACTGCCATGGCTGAAGAAGCTATTTATAAATTTATAAACCGTATGTCAATTAAATATCCGGGACTACCATATTCTTTTCAGGATCCATACACTGCAGGTCGAAGTGATGTGCTTTATGTGTTGTGGGAAGACAAGTTGTCAATCTCCCTCAAAGAAAAGCTGGCCATGGAATTGATGGAACATATATTAATTTGTATAGAAAAAAATAATGCAACAAAAGAGCTGGCCCAAATACTCTATAAAAAACCGATTTTTTTATATTTGGAAGCACTTAGCAAGCGTATAGATCTTTATCTTGCTGAAGAGTTGGTGGATGAAAAACAACTGTACTCTTTTGGGATAAAACTAGCCACACAAAGCAAACTAACAGAGCAAGTAAAGCTTGGAATGATTATCCTTGGTTTTTTTGAGAATGACTTTGTAAGGCAAATATTAAAGACACTTGGGTTTCATAGTGCTTTCACACTTTATGCTTTAGAAGCATCCAAAAATTTCGTGCGTCAGAATCAATTTGTGTATGAACTAGCCCAGAACACATGCGGTTACGGTAAATTGGTTTCTCTTTATATCCTTGAGCCTGTTCGTGCAAATCAGAGGAAATGGATGTTTGAACAAGGGGCAATAAATCAGATAGCCCCCAACTTATCGGCTATTATGTGTATTGAAAAACCGGACATGGCGGCATTTTATCGGAGTTTATCGCTCACAGAAGAAACTTTTTATAATCTATCATATCTATTGGCCTATGCATCAGAAGACATAAATATAAAAGAATTCAGTCAGAGCTTGATGATGGTGGAAAAATATATCAAGGTTGCTGACAAATATGCTAAGTCATTTATTGACTTAGCAGCAATTGTGATGATTAAAAAGAGCATGGTACCTCATTGGGAACAGCAGGATGTGGATATAAAAAAGGAAAATGGTTGGTCCAGCAACAAAGAAAATTTAATAAGAAATGCTTGTGATGATATAATCAAACAGCCCAAGTGGGAAAATGTAGTATTATGTGAATTAAGTATGCCTAAAGAGCATACCAGCCTTATTATTTCAGTGTTGGAAATATTAGAAATAGTACCCCATTTCAAAGAATTTGCTCCGTTGTTGCAGAGAGATTTATTTGACATGGATATATTAAAATACGTATTAATCGAATATCCAGAATATTATCTGACAGATATTTTTGATTACCTTCAGCATGTATTGCCTGAAGAGGTGTTACGTGAAGATCCCCAAGAAATATTGGAAGATAATATAACCCCGGAAAACAAACCGGATATTTGGCTTGTTTATTTGCTTAAAGCCATGAGGAGAGGAAAGTTTAATAAAGAGGGCTTTTTTATCCGTTGTTTAACCTGTCGTTTCCCTGATGTGCGAATTGAGGCGATACAGGCTTTACGTGTGTTCAAACTGCAATGGAGTGAAAATGTACTTCCAGCATTGGAACATGCCTATAGAATAGAGCCGGTTAAAAATATTAGAAAGCGATTATTGCGCTTGATGGGAAGGAAAAATTATGGTCAGAAAAAAGAGCAGCGCTATGTAGATGTTTCAGAGATAAAAGTAACACCATCCCCTTTTGATATATGTTTGATCAGTACAAATATTGCTGGGACCTTTTTTCGGGACCTTATGGTAGTGGAAGGACAGTTAGAGGTCGGAGATATACTTTATCTCATGCGTGAGCCGGAAAACAAATATGATGAAAAAGCTATACTTGTAACCACCGAGGACGGCTATGTATTGGGGTATGTGCCAAGAACAGATAACACAATGCTGTCTTCCATGATGGATGCAGGAGAAAAACTATACGGAGTTTTGGCCAGCGATAATTTAGATAAAGGAAAACCGGACATTCAAATTATGCTAAGTAAAACCCCGAAACAAAAAGGTAAGGTTATCAGATTTCCTTATTAGATAATATAAAAATTATAAAAAGCACCATATTTGATATGGATCGCCCCCTGTCAATTATACAGTGAAAATAATTAAATATTCTTTATGGCATCAAACTGATATGCTCCCCTTGTGGTAGATAGTAGAAAAGATAAAAACTGTTTGTTACAAGGAGGAGCATATTTTTATACGCTTTGGCTTGGGGATATTCTATTATTTATGATTATTTTGATTGACGGTTAAAATAAATCATGGTACTATATGACTAATAAGTCACATGACCTAAAGGTCATAAAGGAGGTATGAATTTGCCCAAGGATACTTTTCTAAATTTACCTGAAGAAAAGCGAGAGAGGATAGAAAATGCGGCAATAAAAGAATTTAGCGAATATAGTTTTGATGCATCCAGTATAAATAGGATTGTAGAAAACAGTGAAATATCAAAGGGAAGTTTTTATCAATATTTTCAAGACAAGAAGGACTTATATAAGCATATTATCGGGATCATTGCAGATAAAAAGCTAAAATATATGTCTCCTATATTGGCCAATCCATTTGAACAAGATATCTTTACATTGATTCGAGAGATGTATGTATCCGGGTTGAATTTTGCCAAGGAAAATCCACAGCTTTTAGAAATTGGCAATAAGCTGATAGCAGATCCGTCTAACCCTATCTATGATGAAATAATGAGAGACAATAGAAAAAAGTCTGATGAGGTATTTAAACAGCTTTTAAAAAAGGCAGTAGATAGAGGGGAGATCAGACAACATCTGGATTTAAATATGGTTGCATATTTGTTGACAATCTTGAATATTTCAGTAGTTGATTATTATTTAAAACAAAGAGATATCAGAGAGTATAGCCAAGATATGATGGAGATAGTAGAGAAATTTATAGATATTATACAGCACGGCATAGCCAATGAGGGGGGAAAGAAATGATAAGGGTGGAAAATCTATATTATTCTTATTCAAAGGATGACATATATGCGGTGAAGGATGTTAGTTTTGAAGTGGATAAAGGCGAGATTTTCGGTTTTTTAGGACCGTCTGGTGCTGGAAAGTCTACTACTCAGGGCATATTGACTGGGTTATTGCCCATGCAGAAAGGCATAGCTGAAGTAGTAGGGTATGACATGAAGGATCCATCCAGAGATATGTTCAATAAGATAGGAGTGTCCTTTGAACAGTCAAATGTGTATGGAAAGCTGACTGCTTTGGAAAATTTGGATTTTTACAGGAGATTGTTCGATGTAAAAACTATGGATCCTAATAAGTTATTGGAGATGGTGGGATTATCTCATGTAGCTGATAAGAAAGCCTCAACTTTTTCCAAAGGAATGAAACATAGACTCACTTTTGTAAGGAGTATGTTGAATAATCCGGAACTTTGGTTTTTGGATG includes the following:
- a CDS encoding CdaR family protein, yielding MNDIFKENITVKIISLLIAIILWAYVVSDQNPKIIHQIKDVPVTLKNVEMLEEYGLVIEGDQEYKVNIRVKGRRNDIYALKSTDIEAFADLAGHTKKGVNVIPVQVVGALDKFEDVTLDPLNINVYLDEIIKKQIPVEVKYKGKLQDGYVKGVPKIRPSEIIVTGPSKSITKIESAVVELDLKGVSENIETALPIKLYDKQEKEILDDVNIAPSKTVDVKLPVIPTKEVKVEADFQGSLKDGYEIDKVVVQPSTVRIAGNGQVLDGIDFIKALPINLEGRSDDFSVTVKPVVPDNVFLVDEEETVTITVSVKEKEIERDFEIDRIEYRNLGDNLEIVQGGQVKIKVIVLGKQSEVDSIMPDDIKLFVDLGGLEAGVHRNLKVNIDAIPRVQILNINPEAINIELAEETE
- the glmM gene encoding phosphoglucosamine mutase, with protein sequence MGRMFGTDGVRGIANTELNCELAYKLGRAGAYVLTQNRHKPRILIGKDTRLSGDMLEAALVAGICSVGAEALCVGVIPTPAIAFLTRYYDMDAGVVISASHNPFEYNGIKFFNREGYKLSDELEDQIEDIIDNKLDELPNPTGIGVGRSVKLENASVDYVDFVRKTVNTDLESMKIALDCANGASYMVAPQVFSQLGAEIFPIYNEPDGTNINLRCGSTHTNMLQDYVLETGVDLGLAFDGDADRVIAVDEKGNIVDGDKIMAICGLYLKEKGKLDKDTVVTTVMSNMGLDIALKDNGCNCVKTNVGDRYVIEEMKKSGFCFGGEQSGHIIFLEHNTTGDGIVTGLQLASIVKEKGEKLSELASVMNTLPQELINAKVSNGRKYDYDKYDEIVNAIKEIEGKFEGKGRVLIRPSGTEPLVRVMIEGQNKNEIKKEAQRLVSLIERVLN
- a CDS encoding DUF4153 domain-containing protein, producing the protein MKILEAFKNIVTGLLRSLKRFPVTILFSISVCIMLITISEIEPIYDENLRDILIRTTMIFALGIPLSLCIKLFLERKHAKKLPELVKYYGGGALILILYYSFLLNELNMVSITRYAAVTLALYLGFLYIPYLPKKKRFEMYIIKICTSFFTTVIYSVVLFLGLTAILFTVDNLLGIHIEEKAYYYTWLLVVCIFAPSYFLTGVPDKDERFTKESYSKLLRILILYIVMPLLSVYTCILYIYFIKIIVTRQWPVGMVSHLVLWYSVIVAAVLFFIAPIRDTNKWADRFSKWFPKIIIPVLIMMFISMGIRINAYGVTENRYYVIVLGLWVFGIMVYLSLVKNPKNIVLPVVLSAIAIVSVFGPLSSYSISKMSQNNRLGKILIRNNMVMNGGVQAAPDNISSEDKDEVSRILDYFSRNHTLDDVRCLPEGFKIEDMEKVFGFSYESPSYGTSGDYFYFSRDNTGKAIEVDGYDYMLDIEDLYNTSEIPEGEIGAVYDHQSCIIKVSIGGNIVYEKDLKPFVKKLGEKYKGTARENAIPAEEMMLVDENEELKVKFIFTHISGENLAGNARINSLDFYMLVKVK
- a CDS encoding LysE family transporter, coding for MRQSYTLGLTGVLFFFVGHILSDFIWYSAISVAISKGKKLISDTVYRWIILLLGIFIIGFSIYFIRSDWKMIQTKL
- a CDS encoding DUF2207 domain-containing protein; translation: MRRTLNNIILSVFVFTLILCFPRTVKAGDDLIIPEWVVNAHVVETGDLKIVEDITFEFNDDFNGVFREIVLDKTSGVSDIRVEEVLTDSSKEYVQVEDAKKGDSGVFVIKEDTDKISIQVFSPSKDQQKTFRIGYIVKNVAIKYNDIGELYYKFLGDENQTSIGSFTVNIKLPQIDASNEVKIFAHGPLNGEIHMQNDATYILHVDDVPPDTFIEGRVLFPKECIPLSNNIRNVDNYSNILEEEDAYQKKLIEDRERKQAIGEILEQISIVGAGVGLVLFVLFLVLFRRQKDIYHSMEYIGIPEDCTPAVACYLTGNIISTNTIFATILDLFRKGYMKISKGEYKKGQDTDDQEYIITRVKEQDDSLLNHEKHFINWLIDEMGNGQSVSTNDIEQFGKHNSTKFIDLYAQWKGKIREDAVQKGYYDKSKTKFGVFFLILSLVLFILSIFTLVYSSLFGIGSLIISILLFIYSMTLFCRRSDYGYWQYKKWVHFKKDMLKHDKHLSIEGFIENSVDVSLIYALGLGVETKVDDFNFDKKNQYNQAYSNNSWIFWYLLYVNNKDNAFERSMNNSFEDIAGGSYSGGGFSGGGGGGAGGGGAGGF
- a CDS encoding HIRAN domain-containing protein; protein product: MAEEAIYKFINRMSIKYPGLPYSFQDPYTAGRSDVLYVLWEDKLSISLKEKLAMELMEHILICIEKNNATKELAQILYKKPIFLYLEALSKRIDLYLAEELVDEKQLYSFGIKLATQSKLTEQVKLGMIILGFFENDFVRQILKTLGFHSAFTLYALEASKNFVRQNQFVYELAQNTCGYGKLVSLYILEPVRANQRKWMFEQGAINQIAPNLSAIMCIEKPDMAAFYRSLSLTEETFYNLSYLLAYASEDINIKEFSQSLMMVEKYIKVADKYAKSFIDLAAIVMIKKSMVPHWEQQDVDIKKENGWSSNKENLIRNACDDIIKQPKWENVVLCELSMPKEHTSLIISVLEILEIVPHFKEFAPLLQRDLFDMDILKYVLIEYPEYYLTDIFDYLQHVLPEEVLREDPQEILEDNITPENKPDIWLVYLLKAMRRGKFNKEGFFIRCLTCRFPDVRIEAIQALRVFKLQWSENVLPALEHAYRIEPVKNIRKRLLRLMGRKNYGQKKEQRYVDVSEIKVTPSPFDICLISTNIAGTFFRDLMVVEGQLEVGDILYLMREPENKYDEKAILVTTEDGYVLGYVPRTDNTMLSSMMDAGEKLYGVLASDNLDKGKPDIQIMLSKTPKQKGKVIRFPY
- a CDS encoding TetR/AcrR family transcriptional regulator, which produces MNLPKDTFLNLPEEKRERIENAAIKEFSEYSFDASSINRIVENSEISKGSFYQYFQDKKDLYKHIIGIIADKKLKYMSPILANPFEQDIFTLIREMYVSGLNFAKENPQLLEIGNKLIADPSNPIYDEIMRDNRKKSDEVFKQLLKKAVDRGEIRQHLDLNMVAYLLTILNISVVDYYLKQRDIREYSQDMMEIVEKFIDIIQHGIANEGGKK
- a CDS encoding ABC transporter ATP-binding protein, which gives rise to MIRVENLYYSYSKDDIYAVKDVSFEVDKGEIFGFLGPSGAGKSTTQGILTGLLPMQKGIAEVVGYDMKDPSRDMFNKIGVSFEQSNVYGKLTALENLDFYRRLFDVKTMDPNKLLEMVGLSHVADKKASTFSKGMKHRLTFVRSMLNNPELWFLDEPTTGLDPAIANQIKAIIKQKNQQGTTIFLTTHNMFIAEELCDRVGFIIDGHLKLIDSPRNLKLQYGKKFVDVEYRQGNTIKKQTISLVDEQDKARLNDIINNYEIELM